The sequence below is a genomic window from Serinus canaria isolate serCan28SL12 chromosome 4A, serCan2020, whole genome shotgun sequence.
GAGGAGCCCTGAGTCAGCTCAGAATCCTGCTCAAGTCCAAGAGCCCTGGGACAGCTCAAAACCCTGCTCCATGTTCACTGCTGGCATTTCTTGTGTGGATGGATTGGTTTTACTTGATGCCTTGTGTTCAAATGCCATTCCTTACTCCTGCTCTTGCTGAGGACACTCAGTGGGTTGGGGCTGGGCCCTGCTTGGAGCAGAGAAGGATGGGATTGCAAGGAGCTTCCCTCCAAACTGGGAAAACACAAGGACCCTGATGAGACAGGCAGTGAgactgtgcccagtgcctggcAGTCTGCCTTTGtcacagctccaggggcacagcctgctcctgcagcccctccctctctgcctgtcccctgggatctgtatttcttgaaaataaatggaatttcaCCCTCCCAAAGTTTCCTTCAAAGTGACAGAGGAAAAGCTTAATAAAAATTCCAAGATCACATTTTCTTTGCCTCTTAAAATAATATGACAGATCCAACATCTGCATTATTAACTATGAGTGTGAGCTTGTGTTCTTTTTAGGGGCTTTCTAATTTACCTGGGGCTGTTTTTTTCGTGCTGCACGAGCACATGGCTGCAGCCACTTCTGagcctgtgggcagcagctctctgggacCAGTAGTTATTTATTGTCTTGGCTAAAGATGCCCTCTCACTGCAGAAATAGCTGTGTGAATGCTCCTCTCTTGGCAAACACTGTATTCTGACAAAAGCCTCagtgttttgcagaaaaatccctttgcaaAGGACATTTATTGTTCTGTTTGGAACTGGAGGTGTCCGCAGGCTGAGCAGAGACAAGCAGGATTTCTCCCAACATCTCCAGCACTGTCCTCACCTGCCATTGGCAGTCCAAGATAAGACTGCAAAATGTCACTAAAATCTTCAGGAAGTGATTtagcagcaattaaaaaaaaaggtgaatgtTGATGAAAATGGTATTTCATGCAGCAGATCACTTTGGTTTGTAGGTAAAAGCTGGTGGAACAGAGTGTGTGATCACTTGGTGTTAGAAAAATCCCTCAAAAATAGCATGTTTGGCAAAAGTGGCAAATTAGCTGCAATAACTGAGGTATCAAAGACAGTTACTGATGGGGTAATTTGGGTTATTTAAGTCTGTTCTGGGAAAATGAGGATTAGGAAGAGGcataattaaaatatgcaaagcCGAAGGGAAATAGAGAATAGATATTAAGTCACTTTAAATTAGTAATTCATGAGAGGGTGGAAGGGAGAGAAATGGATGAAATTATGCTCTGAAAGGGCCCTGATATTCCATTGTTGCAGAGAGAAAAGCTATTCAGAGCATGAGCACATCTTCTGTGCACACAGAAATTGGAGAGAAGAAGGATTGAAGAGCTGTCTGTCCACTGAGGGAGCTGATCCTGCAGGGTTCCCTCACATCCAAGGGAATATGTTTTAGCAGGGGTTTTCCAAGCTCTGTCTTCTGtacagtgacagcagagctaCAGGAGCTGGACCAGGAGAGTCCTTAGCACCTCAGTGTTAGGATTGTGAGAGGCAGAGTCTTTCCCCCACAGTGTTCCCTGGTGTGCTGAAAATTAATTCCATCAGGATGGGGTTTACCCTCTAATCAGACAGCAGAGACCATTTCAGCAAGATGTTTTTGTTACCGAGCATCAAAAGTCCAGTGCAAAGCTCCTGAAGGCACTGTTTTGTCTACCAATAGAGAAAAGCTTTGTAATTGAATCAAAGAATCACCAGAAAAATGAGTTTAGCCTTCAGTCTTTACACCATGGAAGTGCAGAGATGATTTCCATGGTGAGTTCCATAAGTAGGAGCTTTGCATCAGGAGGAAGGTTGACATCTCACTGCCATAAAGGGGTGTCAGGTTCCAGAATGAGCAAAATTGAGCATCCAGTTGCTCCAGAAGCAGCCTGGAACCATTCCACAGAGTGTgaacctgcagctgctgccactgtgaTGTCAGAGCCTGCTGGGCTGTCACTTAAAGCGTGGCACATCCCCGCAGTGCCAACAGGACACTGCCATTCCTGCAACCCAGACCTCCTCAATGCCCCTTCTGCTGGCATTCCAGGAggatcctcctcctccaggagTTCTCAGTGGGCTGCCTGCAAACCAGCAAGGGTTTTAGCTGACTTTTGAGTTATGCTGCTGTGCAAGTTctagcacagctctgcagaaatgatCCAGAAAGTTGTTGCCATAGTGTGTGATTTCCTGTCTGCTGCATCCACACTGTATTTTCATTCAGATAAACCCTGGCTGGTGACAGCTCATCTAAGGAGTGAGTAGTGCTTTGCCCTAGGTGCAGCATATCTGACTTTAGGATCACTGTGttctttctgctcttccttaGGAACCGAGCTCAATTTGGAACAGGAATGACAGTGAGATGGCATTGGTTTGGTAGAGCTCCTGTCAACAGCTTCTGCTAAAAGGGCTGTCTCAATGGGGACAGCATCTGGAACGTGGAGAGCCCTGGGGGTTCTATTCCCTATGCACAACAGTTTGGGGAGTCTGTAGTTCCCTCACTTTGCTGTTTCAGCCAACTTCCAAAATGCAGAGCTTGTCAGAAGTGCTTACAAAAACTGGGCAATTTTCCTCAGAACTGagggaaaatatctttttttcccataattAAAGGATTTGACTTGTGTAAAATAGAGATGACCTTCATGAGGAGATGTAACTTCCCAACAGTGTGTGCTCCTGAACCCAGGAGCTGTTCCTGTGTCAGAATAGAATTCACACAGCTaaggggattttgggaaagctTTTCTAGGGAAGCATTTTCAGCAAGCTAAAGAGAACCAACACATGCAATTTAAtagtaggaaaaataaaaggaaaatttctttagATCTTGGGCAGAGCAGAATCATTGACTATTAAAGaacaatttacattttcttgactgagtttctatttatttgctggtgaaacagcagaaaaaaaatagacagaAAGATGTACAAAAAAATGAATctggtattttttcctgttcagtTGCTTACTGTGGAAAAGAACTGTTGCTCCTGGAGGGAtgatgtgaaataaaaatgctctcTTATTTGGGCTGACTTGTTCCATGGGGGATGCCCCACAAGAGGCAGTTTTCTAACAGCATCTGGTTCATCTTCTCTTGCCCACTGCAGATCTGATCATCCGGTTATCCAGAGGTGGATACATGGCAACCTGTCCTTTGGTGAGTGGGAAAGGAACCTTTGACATTCCTAGAGTTTAAGAACTGTGGGGTAAGCTGTGAATGAGCTTTGCCTGCTCCAACAGCCAGCCTGAAAAATGTCCATGTCTGGTTttacagcagcagtgggatCCCTGGCTGTTTCCTCAATTTCTGTTCAAAGCTTTTAAACAGATGCAAGTCTGGTTTTGCAGGGGGAAGATTGTGGGTTTAGCCATGGTGGAATGTCTCATTCACAGCAATTTTCAATTGTGTATAATTGCCctattttaatttagttttaacAACTTAGAATTCCCTTTCTAGCAAGTTTCATGATTTATCTTTAGTACAGCCAGATATATAGCTGAGCATAAATAAGGTTATAATTGATAATGTAACTCACTGGAACCATTGAAAGGAAGTTTTAAATAACAATCCACACTAATAAATGTGGGGTTGCAATAACAATCCTAGAGAGAGGCATGACATCCACTGGCCAAATTTATTAGGGttaatattaaacattttaaatagagCACCAGTGAGGTGTGAAGGGGTAGAATGGTGCCTTTGGTTTGCTTCAGTTCTCTAAGTGGCCTTTGTGACATCTTTAAAGCAGTTGGAAACAGCAAATCTGGGGCAAATTGATGTAATGctctggccctgcagagcagcagctggaccTGTTTCAACCCCCCATAATTTATAGATATTTAAATTGTGCTGTGACACATGCAACAGAGGACAGAGGCTGTAGGACCACATGCATGTCTAGATCAGTTTCTGATGTCAAAGCAGCCGAAAGTTGTAACTATCAAACCTCCCAAGTGGCAGAAGGGAGACTCTCACTCCTGTTACTGACTGTCCCCAGGCCACAACATTGCCACCAAGACCTCAGCTGGCTCTTTCCCTTCCTGGACAagaggataatgagaagaaGGTGGACAAGGAACCTGCAGCTGTTTCCTCAGGAGAATCAGTGAGTGCCAGCTTTGGTTACCTCTGGTGCAATTGAGAGTTTCTGgtcagccagcagctgccattCACACTGGAGGTGCTGAGGCCTGGAGTCCTGCCATGACATTGTGATTCACCCCAGCCATTGGCACCTGGAAAATTGGGTTTGAACGTCCCTTTTAGTCATCAGTTTCCCTTGCAGGATACAGGATAAATTGTCTCCTGGATGTACCTGCCCCTCTGCACAGATTATTTGAGAAAATCCATGAAAATTGAACATGAAACTGGCCATgaagttgttttggttttgttcattcAGTTTGTGATGTGGACAGCAAAAAGCAGTTTAAGAGCACGGGATATGGCTGACAGGCATCTTCCTGAGGGCTTGCATTTGGAATACGAGCTCAGGGgatccctgccagctcccttcCTGACATTAATTTCTCATCACAGATCCACACGagctctctgctgggagctgaagaTGCAGGTGATGAGACATTTCTCCTGTCTGACACCCTCAGCAGAAGCTCGGGCACTCTGGACAAACCCAGGGTCCGGCCAAAGAAGAAATTCTCTGTGATAGAGGAAGTGCTGGAACAGCTGAGTACGTGTGCTGTGCCTCTTGTCTGGTGTGTGTGtcccagcctcagctgcccCAAGGGACACAGGAAGCAGGAGTTCTCTCTGGGCACTCCTCAGGGCAGCTCAGACTGGTTTCAGGTTCCCTGCCCTTCCATCTGCACTGAAGGCAAAAGCAGAGATGGTTTCTGATTCAGCAGGAGGTGCTTTGACCTAGTGAATGAACTACTGAACTCCTGAGTGCTGATGGCCTAATCAAGCATGGTATTTGGGTTCCTAAATTCTCTTCAGTCCCCTGACAAGTCATTGGAGCAAAAGTACTTCACAGCAACCTATTAGATTGCAGACAAGCAGTGTGGTCCTTCAGATGGCACGGGCAAGGCTATCACCAGAACTTAGCCTGGTAATCCATGATGAGGGTCCTGGATCCTAAAGCCCATCATTATTGATTATAACATGAGATGCTGTTCTTTAAAATCATAAAGGCAATCCTTTGGTGAACTGCTGAAAGTTGAGAAGGTGCCCTTCTCTCCTGGAAACACTTTGCACCATTTCTTATAAATGAATCCCAGAACCCAAGGTGCATTAAATCTTCAGAAATTTAAACCTCTTGTTGAATCACACAAAGGGTTTATTCCCAGGAAAATAAAGGCTGTGTTGTTTTAGCTCTCCTAAATGTTTGTAGAAAACTAACTCTTGCTTTGGTACCTGGTCTTTCCTGATTTCTGTCTCCTGTGGATATTTCTACAGGTGCTTTGTTTCCTGACAAGGGAACTCTTCAAAGCACTGTAGAAAATCAGAAAGTCTGTGTTTTGGAGCTGCCTCTGTTGCTGTTGTTGCCCACAGAGGGCTCACAGCCAGACAGTGGGCCTGCATTTCCCACCTGCTGGAGGGTGGTGTCTGTTTGAAGTGAGCATcctgcattttgtttctttcagggGGCATTGTGAACGAGGGGGACCCTAAGACCAAATACACTGAATTTGTTCAAGTTGGCCAAGGGTAAGTCCAATCCCAGTTACTCCTACAAAACCATGGCTGGGCACTTTGCTGCTCTAATATCAAGTGTGAATCCAGGCAAGCTCCAAACACAATGTGGGTTTAGATCCTCCATCTCAGTACAGGTCAGAATTAATAATTGTGGTCAGAAGGTGTTGTCAAAGAAAACTCAATGCTGGCAGTGCCTCACCTGCAACAAGGAGCAGGACCTGAAAAATATCCCATCCCTCAAACCTTATTGCCTAAAAGAGCACCTTACTACCCCACAGCTGCGAGAGAAAAAGCTCTCAAtgacatttatttcaaatattttgcttaagAAATATTCAGTAATCCAGATTATAACCATGTAGTTTAGCAATTGAAACCAGAGATGAAATAATAAACTCTTGCACTGCCATACATAATCCCACCCTGTGTAGTCTGCAGCATgcattccctggaaaaaaatatacacacagacacaaaaagaaagaaaaatcccaacacAACAaggcaaaatggaaaaaaattaaatatttctcagtTTTTGTAGGCACACCCTCCCCCTGCTCTTAGGTTTAGAAGATCTGTGCTccagctctttttcttctctgttttcccttgAACACCCTGCATGACagagggctgctgtgctgctgtttgaagAATAGATGAACTAAGGTGTTTTAAAACACTTCATGCAGGAGAGATCTCCTGTCTGGGCTGGCTTTCACTCCCAGCACCTGAactgcttctcctttcttcaCTGCTCTTTTGTTTCCAGGGGTTTCGGGACTGTTTACAAAGCCATGGACCCAGCCACAGGAGATGTGGTGAGTGCCAACACCCCCAGCACACCGTGCAGCTCTTCAGGgctttcccctctgctgtgagctctgctggagctttgggtgctcagcagagctttcctgcacagcctgttcctcaagcacagagcagtggcagcCTGCAAAACTCATTTTGGACAGGCTTTGTTCCTCCTCAGGTCCAGAAAGAATGCCAGAGGGCCAGTGGTGTCTTTCAGAGGGGGACATAATTAAGGCTTAAAATACCAGAGAATTGGTTATTTCTTTAGaaacccagaaaaataattgcagatCTGAACTGTGGAGTTCAGATCGCTCATTGGAGTAGCAAAATCGAAGTTCAAGAACTGAGAAATGTTGTGGGATTGTAATTTTTTTGCGTGTGTAACTGCTATGATCTTTTAGGATGGGATTTTATTCATCATGCACATGTGTGTTTGCTTTGTTATGCAACCAAGACCAGCAGCAGTTGCTGAAATAATGGCCAAACCCCGCAGAATTGCTGAAGGATTCCTAGCTGCTTTGATGTATTTTCACAGCCACAAAATCCTGCTTGCAAAAACCTGTGTGAATAACAACAGAGGTGATAAACTGAGGCCATAAGGGAAGAATGTGGGTGCAGGGTGTTGGCAGAGATCTGTGGGTGATAGTTTAGGAAAATTTTTGCAGAGTTTAGCAGGGCAAATATGTCTGGCAAGTGTCCTGTAAGTGGCAGCCAAGCAAGTGGAGAAATCAGCTGTTGTGCTGTCACTTCCTGAGCCCTGGTGTTTGACCACAAGgtcacagctggcacagcccagccccatcaTTCCAAAAACACTCTCTCCACGGTCATTGTGCTCTGTCAAAGCCAGGTGCCCCCAACACAGCAaataatgtgctctgactccatgattcgGAAGGCTGAACAATggctttattaaaactatactatattacactaatactatattataactatactaaagagatactatactatactatgcTAAAGAAAACCCATGACTGTCTCCAGACAGTCAGACACAGCTTTGAGTGATTGGCTAATCACTCAAAACCGCTTTCACCCATGTCCAAACAACAAATcacttcaggtaaacaatctccataacacattccacacacGCTAAAACAGGAGCAGTgaatagagataagaattgttttctcttcttctctctgtgctctgtgcttctcactgccttcccaggAAGAATCCTTGGGAAGTTGGCTCCACTTTCATTTCAGGTGGCCCTAAAGAAGATGCCTCTCCGCAAACGGAGCAAGAAGGAACTTCTTGTCAATGAGGTTCAGATCATGAAGGAAAACAGGCATCCCAATATTGTCAATTATATAGACAGGTGAGTGGTTCTGCTGTTAGCATGGGAATGTTTGTTCACACATGGTGAGGCAAAggttaaaaaacccctttgGGCACTGGCAGAACATGGAGctctttcttatttctctgtTCATCTCCGGTGGATGGTTGGAGGTGGCCTTGTGTCTCCATTAATCTCTTCTGGTGTATGTAGTTGGAAACCTCTTTTCAAAACCTGGATGTGCCATGTCTTACTGAAACAAGAGCCTGTCAGTTCATTACCTctgtgttgttttggggtttggtttttttgaggttGATCATATTTTCTATGCCTTAACAATAAGTGCTGATAAACCGTCACAGAAATTATCTCCCTTGGGCTGTTCCCACCATTTTCCATTGCTGTGGAAGCCAGGAAGACTAAATTCTCATTTGCAGAGCGACATAATTTGCCAGCTTTTAAAGagtttttcctgtttgtgaCTTTATTTTATGCAGTGTTTTCCAAATGGTTGGCCAACATCTgtcctcagtgctgcagagcctcctcCCATGGATAACTCTGGAGTTGTGTTGCCTTGTTCCTGGAGTGAATGGTGGAAGTGATAAATTAAGATAATGATTCAGTTGATGGCAAGTGTCCTGGTTCCAGATTGATCTCTGCTGTTactaaattgcatttttcatttcatttctcatAAGCATTTCTCATTTAGACTGTACAGCTTCCAAATACTCTATAGCCTACAAGCAATGTGTCTCCATTTCATTCTGCCTCCATTTACAAGTGACCTGGAAACAAAACTCCCCTGCAGTCTTTTCCACAAGGTAATTTAGCTGTGCACATTCATCTCCAtgcctctgctttcctctctcaGCTACCTGGTGAATGAAGACCTGTGGCTCGTGATGGAATATGTGGATGGAGGCACTTTAACCAGCGTTCTTGTCCGAGTCTTAATGGAGGAAGGAATGATAGCAGCTATcagcagggaggtgagggaCCCTGCTTGTGCTTCCAATGGCTTGGACAGGGTGGGACAGGAGCGACTTCATGTTCAGAGCTttgtttcactgctgctgttatgaaatgtaaaataaaagggtgtcttggtttgaaaagacaggtgtctattaaggaaagcaggagcttctcttgaaatggaaaatgtaaatcccctctctctgaattattataattttgaaattaagaggCTCTCAGgtaaagatatgggaataggaataacagttctttactaggaaagttaaaaatataaatgcaatagTACACTGCACAGGCAGTGTAGGACAGAAAACGGGCAAAGTCTGTCCACTGCCTGGACAGAACCACAGGCAGTGGAGGACAGAAAATGGGCAAAGTCTTGGAGGAGATGGGGTCACTCACAAAGACACATTTTGTAAGAAATGGActtaaagaaacccaaaaaagcCGTGCCACAAAATCACCAAGTGTACCTAGATCCACACCTCTGTTCCCTATGGCTCTTCTCCCTTGACAGAATTTCCTTTTGTCAGAAGATTTGACtaggaaaaaattccatttttgtgAGGTGTTGTGAACTGTTTTTACCACTTGTAATAACCATCCCAGGTCTGAGTATTCTTGTAATGCAATGCCATGCAGCAGAGAACCTGTCCACTTTATAGCTTTGCTCTCAATATTTGTTACTCATTGTTTTCTCATCTAAATGTACATTTGCAAGATGTGTATCAACCTATGACAAAGGGCGTCTGAGTGAGCTTCCTGCCAATACAGTTGCATTTCTTATACTATGTTATTATACACTTTTGTCagtctctttttaaatttacttaaCATTCATTAAACTGGAGCATGTCTGCACTGCATTCTTGACCTGTAAAAGCAAACATGCTGGTGGCAGAATTTTAAACTAACAGCAAATTAAAACAGAGCCTCATTTCTCACAGCCCTCAGCTTAAAAGGAGAGCATTGCACCCCAAATGGTGTTTGCTTCTGAAAAGTGACTAATGTGCTGTTGAGGACAACATAAAACCTCTGTCATGCAGCCTCCCACACAAAAGTGATCACTTCATAATGGAGGGGgagatgttttcctttttgacaAACCTTCCTTCATCACCTGGATGGAGAGAGCAGAACCACTGCAGCCATTCTGGCTGGGTTTGGAATGGACAGCCTGTATCAACAATTGGTGTTTCACCTAGAAATTCAACCTTTTAGAGCCATTTCCTTGTATTGTGTGATGAAATGAGTTTAATTAACTTTTACCCTCATGGGTTTTGTCTCAGTGCCTCAAAGCCCTGGATTTCCTTCATTCAAGGAACGTGATCCACAGAGATGTCAAAAGTGACAATATTCTTCTCGGGATGGATGGATCTGTGAAACTGAGTAGGTGTTCTTGGTCAGACACAGCATCCCTGTGTTCCCAGACACAGAGGGGGGAATTCTTGTGCTTGGTTTCATGGttcaggctgggtttgacagtATTTTTGTGTTCCTCCTCAGCTGATTTTGGCCTGTGTGCTCAGCTGACCCCGGAGCGGAGCACACGGTGCACAGTGCTTGGCTCTCCTTACTGGGTAGCACCAGAAAtcctgaaaagaaaggaatatgACACCCAAGTGGACATCTGGGCCCTTGGGATTGTGGCCATTGAAATGCTGGAGGGAGAACCTCCATACTATAAAGAAAGCCCCATCCAGGTAAGGTCCCAACGCTGTCAGATGCCACTGTCTTGCCAATCTGTCCCATGTTTTGTCTCCCATGAACCAAAATCCCAGTCAAATCAGCCTGAAATAGTTCCACCAAGGTCCACTTCTAGAAATGTCCCTGCAGAACATGTCATCAGAGGAGAAGTGACCTGTGCCAGTGCAAAAATGTGCCTTTTTGGCCTCCAGCACTGCTTGAGTTCCTCCTGCTGTGTTTGATCTCtctctgagctggagctgggaatgacaGCAGCAAGTTTCTCCAGTTGGGAAATTATTATGAAAAGCATTACAAGGCCCAGAAGTCTTTTCAAATTCTGACCAGTGCCTTTAAGGGAGGGTCACTGGTTCTACTGATGCCATAATTATGTATTACTCAAAAAATTTCTAAAAGTGTATTTTAGCAAAGCTACTTTTAGTAAACATATTTGGAAGTTTTCAGTTTTAGATCCTAATTCCTTAAAATGAAATGATGAGTTCTTATACCAAATGAGCAAGGAATAGTGGAGGAATGTATACCAGGATAAAATCTCATGACTTTTAGCTGAAACCAGGTTAAATGCTGCACAGTTAATTCCTGAGGAAGACAACAGTTCTGAGGATTTCAGTCTTCCACTCTTTTTGAAAAAGTTCCCTGACTTTTGGATTGCTTTTGCCTTGTATAAGGCAGCAAACCCAGATGAAGAGAATGATTTCCAGAtcccagaatattctgagttgggagggatcaccaagtccagctcctgagtGAATGGCCCATCTGGGAATTGCTGTTACTAGCACCATGCTCCAACCAGCTGAGCTACACTTAGGCTCATTATCATCACTGCTCTGGAGGCTGACAGTTCCCTCCTTCCTTACCCTCAAATGCTGATCACAGCCCCTTGAGAAGCACCAGAAAAGCTCTC
It includes:
- the LOC103816508 gene encoding serine/threonine-protein kinase PAK 3-like, which produces MATCPLATTLPPRPQLALSLPGQEDNEKKVDKEPAAVSSGESIHTSSLLGAEDAGDETFLLSDTLSRSSGTLDKPRVRPKKKFSVIEEVLEQLRGIVNEGDPKTKYTEFVQVGQGGFGTVYKAMDPATGDVVALKKMPLRKRSKKELLVNEVQIMKENRHPNIVNYIDSYLVNEDLWLVMEYVDGGTLTSVLVRVLMEEGMIAAISREVRDPACASNGLDRVGQERLHVQSFVSLLLL